A window from Aeromonas rivipollensis encodes these proteins:
- the tssG gene encoding type VI secretion system baseplate subunit TssG, translating to MASPDRSALPDVTSARDAPRFCFFQLVELLNRLDGTDQERRLDHLPGDEGIRFKATASLGFPTSDVLQIGRDGKGRHELEVAFLGLHGSQSPMPGYYLDSLAWEYAQGEQKLGLFLDFFHHRLLTLLHRIWRKYRYHVRFQDNGKDGFSRLMFALVGLGNEAVCQSLPVNRAKMLSYAGLLASPSRSPEVVAGLVAHCFDLAQVEVSAWQWRRVPIHQDQQNRLGSACATLGDDFVIGDKVNDCAGKFLLKINNLSFGQFLGFLPNGEHFPALVTFVSFILRDQLAWDLRLGFGQEQARGLRLGEEQSARLGWSTFLGQPPSDPFVTICVQE from the coding sequence GTGGCCAGTCCAGATCGGTCAGCACTCCCTGATGTGACGTCCGCCAGGGACGCGCCCCGCTTCTGCTTCTTCCAGCTGGTTGAACTGCTCAACCGGCTGGACGGTACCGATCAGGAGCGCAGGCTCGATCACCTGCCCGGGGATGAGGGGATCCGCTTCAAGGCGACCGCCTCCCTCGGTTTTCCCACCAGCGACGTGCTGCAGATCGGCCGCGATGGCAAGGGGCGCCACGAGCTGGAAGTGGCCTTCCTCGGCCTGCACGGCAGCCAGTCGCCCATGCCCGGCTACTACCTGGACTCCCTGGCGTGGGAATACGCCCAGGGGGAGCAGAAGCTGGGTCTCTTTCTGGACTTTTTCCACCACCGTCTGCTGACCCTGCTGCACCGGATCTGGCGCAAGTATCGCTATCACGTGCGCTTTCAGGACAACGGCAAGGATGGCTTCTCCCGCCTGATGTTCGCCCTGGTGGGGCTGGGCAACGAGGCGGTCTGCCAGAGCCTGCCGGTCAACCGCGCCAAGATGCTCTCCTATGCAGGGCTGCTGGCCAGCCCCAGCCGCTCCCCCGAGGTGGTGGCCGGTCTGGTGGCGCACTGTTTCGATCTGGCGCAGGTGGAGGTGAGTGCCTGGCAATGGCGCAGGGTACCCATTCATCAGGACCAGCAAAACCGGCTGGGCAGCGCCTGCGCCACCCTGGGGGACGATTTTGTCATCGGCGACAAGGTGAATGACTGTGCGGGCAAGTTTCTATTGAAGATCAACAACCTGAGTTTTGGGCAGTTTCTCGGGTTTCTGCCGAACGGGGAGCACTTCCCCGCCCTGGTGACCTTTGTCTCCTTCATCCTGCGCGATCAGCTGGCCTGGGATCTGCGACTTGGTTTCGGCCAGGAGCAGGCCAGGGGGCTGCGGCTGGGGGAGGAGCAGAGTGCCCGCCTGGGGTGGAGTACCTTTCTTGGCCAGCCGCCGAGTGATCCCTTCGTGACCATTTGTGTGCAGGAGTGA